Proteins encoded together in one uncultured Flavobacterium sp. window:
- a CDS encoding exopolyphosphatase, with protein MLKKNKSQILFFILLNLFFSINSFSQKNLYAGIEIGRRAIKVSVLEVNNIRKADYEILYFANERLSLADHITATGEVPQDDINKISVIIVDQLKKIREEFKLREENIFMVASPVFATARNIDVLKNKLISLTNKDLEILNVNEEPKILVKGAIPPVDYANAFLLDIGAQTTRGGYIDELEGNKLEFIPLELDFGTMTLTDAVKKTVANQKQVNDMSTYQEKSFDFNPVLRKKIKEMLDANPLLLKKEKMYLSGGAVWAFATLYYNENVKDHYISLTLEDVINYDAILKNNFVKFTNLAKTNKEAARVLSTYDQQYLISANNILVSCLESIPNLATKKISFVKEGQTIWLISYIADRSKKVNTKF; from the coding sequence ATGCTTAAAAAAAACAAATCCCAAATTCTATTTTTCATTCTTTTAAATTTATTTTTTTCCATTAATTCATTTTCTCAAAAAAATCTTTATGCCGGAATTGAAATCGGACGCAGAGCAATAAAAGTTTCTGTTCTGGAGGTAAATAATATCAGAAAAGCAGATTATGAAATTCTCTACTTTGCGAATGAGAGACTTAGTCTTGCCGATCATATTACTGCTACCGGCGAGGTTCCTCAGGACGACATCAACAAAATTAGTGTCATAATTGTTGACCAATTAAAAAAAATAAGAGAAGAATTTAAACTTCGCGAAGAAAATATCTTTATGGTAGCTTCTCCGGTTTTCGCAACTGCACGTAACATTGACGTTTTAAAAAACAAACTTATTTCTCTTACAAACAAAGATCTTGAGATACTTAATGTTAACGAAGAACCTAAAATACTTGTTAAGGGCGCTATACCACCAGTTGATTATGCTAATGCTTTCCTTCTTGATATTGGTGCACAAACTACCAGAGGTGGTTACATTGATGAACTTGAAGGTAATAAATTAGAGTTTATACCTTTGGAACTTGATTTTGGTACGATGACACTTACTGATGCAGTAAAAAAAACGGTTGCCAATCAAAAACAAGTTAATGACATGTCAACGTATCAGGAAAAATCTTTTGATTTTAACCCGGTTCTGCGTAAGAAGATAAAAGAAATGCTTGACGCAAATCCTCTTTTATTAAAAAAAGAAAAAATGTATTTATCAGGCGGAGCAGTCTGGGCTTTTGCAACTTTATATTATAATGAAAACGTTAAAGATCATTATATTTCTTTAACTCTGGAAGACGTTATTAATTATGATGCAATATTGAAGAATAATTTTGTCAAGTTTACTAACCTTGCCAAAACCAATAAGGAAGCAGCCAGAGTTTTAAGCACATACGATCAGCAATATCTTATTTCGGCAAATAACATATTGGTGAGCTGTCTGGAAAGCATTCCAAATTTAGCAACAAAGAAAATATCCTTTGTAAAAGAAGGGCAAACAATCTGGCTTATATCATACATTGCAGATCGTTCTAAAAAAGTAAATACTAAGTTTTAA
- a CDS encoding GNAT family N-acetyltransferase, with protein MSTLYQSPRIIIREFLSQEQQTFLDLFKDNQVTQYLPNASPERYVEMFNELLENYKKKNLSRWAIFDTTNNNFIGMCVARVFVHNTNQIEIGYVLSREYWGKGIATEVCKAITQYSFANTNTKEVVAITNLDNTGSQNVLQKAGFERLNNLRRNEEELAYFKIDRL; from the coding sequence ATGTCTACTCTTTATCAAAGCCCAAGAATAATTATTCGTGAATTTTTATCTCAAGAACAACAAACATTTTTAGATCTTTTTAAAGATAATCAAGTTACACAATACCTTCCTAATGCTTCACCAGAAAGATATGTGGAGATGTTTAATGAATTGCTTGAAAATTATAAAAAGAAAAATCTTAGTCGATGGGCAATATTCGATACTACAAATAATAATTTTATAGGAATGTGTGTTGCTCGTGTTTTTGTACACAACACAAACCAAATAGAAATTGGGTATGTACTTAGTAGAGAATATTGGGGAAAAGGTATTGCCACAGAAGTATGTAAGGCTATAACTCAATATAGTTTTGCAAATACAAATACGAAAGAAGTTGTAGCTATAACAAATCTCGATAACACCGGATCACAAAATGTGCTGCAAAAAGCCGGATTTGAACGATTGAATAATTTGAGAAGAAATGAAGAAGAACTAGCTTATTTTAAGATAGACAGGTTGTAA
- a CDS encoding Arc family DNA binding domain-containing protein, with protein MSEKKSFALRIDSETMKAIEKWASDEFRSVNGQIEWMLNNSLKNAKRLKEKNEQKK; from the coding sequence ATGTCTGAAAAAAAGTCATTTGCATTAAGAATTGATTCAGAAACGATGAAAGCAATTGAAAAATGGGCTAGTGATGAATTTCGTAGTGTCAATGGTCAGATTGAGTGGATGCTTAATAATAGCCTAAAGAATGCGAAAAGATTAAAGGAAAAAAATGAACAAAAAAAATAA